A region of Micropterus dolomieu isolate WLL.071019.BEF.003 ecotype Adirondacks linkage group LG01, ASM2129224v1, whole genome shotgun sequence DNA encodes the following proteins:
- the zgc:111976 gene encoding mediator of RNA polymerase II transcription subunit 1 isoform X2 yields MLARLVRKESCQVSKSEIEFQKSVMKAKSVIADLHLKFAEKTWNETFQLVRRCMDKSRDESKPCEPLVRSLERLQEVFNVSSMNTMKSRLEVIAKRQGMGFHITEATCYLTADLFYLEVVLLPCGGVEEVKVALHGESPVPSESLLQLLRSKQFAEFSVKLAGLFAQYNIPEDNEIKLKLFASLQCLGKDLQQISHLPRVPKDADPQVDMINNGRIGCLIAGKEDCPLTIQFYITPTELKTSDIQNMRETVVQAAQVTVGVSDVTHKLQMASVIPQPPQLDAQGYPVFLPLGEGLYETSAACFLMKLQPEIPMTLSFVNKLSQITDVTIPDVDLQWAPLPKLLMRHLPSANSHRETLNQQDAIFTVPLPGGVMHSYVLPGAAWEVPAHRATVMDSIPFTHPAHVPALLQLLRQQCTINTLLRSCMTTQCARTGSVCEQHLEVLPESETSFSVTFHRPDTDTLAVLLVNISDAHQITCTLFGAGIEDHSVDENLSTIMKRCTSIPVTLRMLYSKLEEITSAPLSPSRPATSKAENDHYAPSSGTVADPNSALTTFSQSAAVPEDTFSVQPSSACYAMSVSKSELLPEINTSLPVNLYPFNPVGMFSHWTTNNGHLSELI; encoded by the exons GACAAATCCAGAGATGAATCCAAACCTTGTGAGCCGCTGGTTAGATCCCTGGAAAGGCTCCAGGAAGTGTTTAATG TTTCCTCTATGAATACCATGAAGTCTCGTCTGGAAGTAATTGCCAAACGCCAAGG AATGGGCTTTCACATCACTGAGGCCACATGCTACCTGACAGCTGATCTGTTCTACCTGGAGGTGGTCTTACTGCCATGTGGCGGGGTGGAGGAGGTAAAAGTGGCCCTGCATGGAGAATCCCCTGTT CCCAGTGAGTCTCTCCTTCAGCTGCTGAG GTCAAAACAGTTTGCTGAGTTCTCCGTGAAGTTGGCAGGCCTCTTCGCCCAGTACAACATCCCTGAAGACAA tgaaatcaaattaaaattgtTTGCATCTCTACAATGCCTCGGGAAAGACTTGCAGCAAATATCACATTTGCCAAG GGTTCCAAAAGATGCTGACCCCCAAGTGGATATGATTAACAATGGCAGGATTGGTTGTCTGATAGCTGGAAAAGAAG ATTGCCCCCTGACTATCCAGTTCTATATCACCCCGACTGAACTGAAGACGTCAGATATAC AAAATATGAGGGAGACAGTCGTCCAGGCAGCCCAGGTGACTGTAGGTGTCAGCGATGTGACTCACAAGCTTCAGATGGCATCTGTGATCCCACAGCCTCCACAGCTGGATGCCCAGGG ATATCCTGTGTTCCTGCCGTTGGGTGAGGGGCTGTATGAGACGTCGGCTGCCTGCTTTCTTATGAAACTGCAGCCAGAGATACCAATGACTCTTTCTTTCGTAAACAAGCTCAGCCAAATTACAG ATGTGACAATACCAGATGTTGACCTGCAGTGGGCACCCTTACCCAAGCTTCTGATGAGACATTTACCAAGTGCTAACAGCCACAGGGAGACATTAAATCAGCAGGATGCTATTTTTACAGtg CCTCTTCCTGGTGGTGTGATGCACAGTTATGTTCTCCCTGGAGCAGCATGGGAGGTGCCTGCCCACAGAGCGACTGTCATGGACAGTATTCCCTTCACCCACCCTGCCCATGTCCCAgccctgctgcagctgcttcgACAACAGTGTACCATCAACACCCTGCTGAGGAGCTGTATGACCACTCAGTGTGCCAGAACAG GTTCAGTGTGTGAGCAGCACTTGGAAGTCCTTCCGGAGTCAGAGACCAGCTTCTCTGTGACCTTCCACCGACCTGACACTGACACCCTTGCTGTTT tgCTGGTGAATATATCTGACGCTCATCAGATTACCTGCACTTTGTTTGGAGCAGGAATAGAGGATCACTCTGTGGATGAAAACCTTTCCACTATCATGAAGAG gtgcACGTCCATTCCCGTGACCTTGAGGATGTTATACAGCAAGCTAGAGGAGATCACCTCTGCCCCACTTTCTCCCAGCCGCCCGGCCACCTCAAAGGCTGAAAATGACCACTATGCTCCCTCAAGCGGCACTGTGGCAGACCCCAACAGCGCCTTAACCACATTCTCCCAGAGTGCAGCTGTGCCAGAGGACACTTTCAGTGTTCAGCCTAGTTCCGCCTGCTATGCCATGTCAGTTTCCAAATCTGAGCTTCTTCCTGAAATAAATACAAGTCTTCCTGTCAACCTTTACCCATTCAATCCTGTTGGCATGTTTTCACATTGGACGACCAATAATGGCCACCTGTCAGAGCTGATCTGA
- the zgc:111976 gene encoding mediator of RNA polymerase II transcription subunit 1 isoform X4: MNTMKSRLEVIAKRQGMGFHITEATCYLTADLFYLEVVLLPCGGVEEVKVALHGESPVPSESLLQLLRSKQFAEFSVKLAGLFAQYNIPEDNEIKLKLFASLQCLGKDLQQISHLPRVPKDADPQVDMINNGRIGCLIAGKEDCPLTIQFYITPTELKTSDIQNMRETVVQAAQVTVGVSDVTHKLQMASVIPQPPQLDAQGYPVFLPLGEGLYETSAACFLMKLQPEIPMTLSFVNKLSQITDVTIPDVDLQWAPLPKLLMRHLPSANSHRETLNQQDAIFTVPLPGGVMHSYVLPGAAWEVPAHRATVMDSIPFTHPAHVPALLQLLRQQCTINTLLRSCMTTQCARTGSVCEQHLEVLPESETSFSVTFHRPDTDTLAVLLVNISDAHQITCTLFGAGIEDHSVDENLSTIMKRCTSIPVTLRMLYSKLEEITSAPLSPSRPATSKAENDHYAPSSGTVADPNSALTTFSQSAAVPEDTFSVQPSSACYAMSVSKSELLPEINTSLPVNLYPFNPVGMFSHWTTNNGHLSELI, encoded by the exons ATGAATACCATGAAGTCTCGTCTGGAAGTAATTGCCAAACGCCAAGG AATGGGCTTTCACATCACTGAGGCCACATGCTACCTGACAGCTGATCTGTTCTACCTGGAGGTGGTCTTACTGCCATGTGGCGGGGTGGAGGAGGTAAAAGTGGCCCTGCATGGAGAATCCCCTGTT CCCAGTGAGTCTCTCCTTCAGCTGCTGAG GTCAAAACAGTTTGCTGAGTTCTCCGTGAAGTTGGCAGGCCTCTTCGCCCAGTACAACATCCCTGAAGACAA tgaaatcaaattaaaattgtTTGCATCTCTACAATGCCTCGGGAAAGACTTGCAGCAAATATCACATTTGCCAAG GGTTCCAAAAGATGCTGACCCCCAAGTGGATATGATTAACAATGGCAGGATTGGTTGTCTGATAGCTGGAAAAGAAG ATTGCCCCCTGACTATCCAGTTCTATATCACCCCGACTGAACTGAAGACGTCAGATATAC AAAATATGAGGGAGACAGTCGTCCAGGCAGCCCAGGTGACTGTAGGTGTCAGCGATGTGACTCACAAGCTTCAGATGGCATCTGTGATCCCACAGCCTCCACAGCTGGATGCCCAGGG ATATCCTGTGTTCCTGCCGTTGGGTGAGGGGCTGTATGAGACGTCGGCTGCCTGCTTTCTTATGAAACTGCAGCCAGAGATACCAATGACTCTTTCTTTCGTAAACAAGCTCAGCCAAATTACAG ATGTGACAATACCAGATGTTGACCTGCAGTGGGCACCCTTACCCAAGCTTCTGATGAGACATTTACCAAGTGCTAACAGCCACAGGGAGACATTAAATCAGCAGGATGCTATTTTTACAGtg CCTCTTCCTGGTGGTGTGATGCACAGTTATGTTCTCCCTGGAGCAGCATGGGAGGTGCCTGCCCACAGAGCGACTGTCATGGACAGTATTCCCTTCACCCACCCTGCCCATGTCCCAgccctgctgcagctgcttcgACAACAGTGTACCATCAACACCCTGCTGAGGAGCTGTATGACCACTCAGTGTGCCAGAACAG GTTCAGTGTGTGAGCAGCACTTGGAAGTCCTTCCGGAGTCAGAGACCAGCTTCTCTGTGACCTTCCACCGACCTGACACTGACACCCTTGCTGTTT tgCTGGTGAATATATCTGACGCTCATCAGATTACCTGCACTTTGTTTGGAGCAGGAATAGAGGATCACTCTGTGGATGAAAACCTTTCCACTATCATGAAGAG gtgcACGTCCATTCCCGTGACCTTGAGGATGTTATACAGCAAGCTAGAGGAGATCACCTCTGCCCCACTTTCTCCCAGCCGCCCGGCCACCTCAAAGGCTGAAAATGACCACTATGCTCCCTCAAGCGGCACTGTGGCAGACCCCAACAGCGCCTTAACCACATTCTCCCAGAGTGCAGCTGTGCCAGAGGACACTTTCAGTGTTCAGCCTAGTTCCGCCTGCTATGCCATGTCAGTTTCCAAATCTGAGCTTCTTCCTGAAATAAATACAAGTCTTCCTGTCAACCTTTACCCATTCAATCCTGTTGGCATGTTTTCACATTGGACGACCAATAATGGCCACCTGTCAGAGCTGATCTGA